The Enterobacter asburiae genomic sequence CCGCCGCCGCTGCCGTTGACCAGCTTCGACGGGCAGCCGCAGTTGAGATCCACCCCGTAAGAGCCCAGCTCAACCGCGCGGGCGGCGTTTTCCGCCAGCCATTCAGGATACTGGCCGAGCAGCTGAATACGCACCAGCGTGCCGGAAGAGGTCCGGCTCTGGTTGTGCAGCTCGGGGCACAGGCGGAAGAAGGATTTTACCGGCAACAACATATCGACCACGCGCAGAAACTCTGTCACGCAGAGATCGTAATCATTCACCTCGGTCAGAAGCTCGCGCACGAGGGAGTCGAGCACGCCTTCCATTGGGGCCAGTAAAACACGCATAGCAGTACCTGTGAAAAAAGACGCGCTATAGTAGCCGCTCTCTATATCGCTGGGAAGCGCTTCTGTTCAGGGAAAAAGTCAGCTGGCGTTGCCCCGACAACGGCGCGAAACGCCGCCGCAAATGCCGCCGAGCCAGAAAACCCCAGCATCCAAGCCACCTGCTTAGCCGGGTATCCGTTTGCGAGCAGGTCCAGCGAGGCACAAATCCTTGCTCGCTGTCGCCAGGCCCGGAAGCTAAAGCCGGTATCTTTGATAAACGCGCGTGAGAATGTGCGTTCAGACATCGCGACCTGTTCCGCCAGCCTTTCCATCGAAACGTCCCAGAGATTGCTGGCAATGATGTCACAGGCGACGCGATGTAACCGCTCATCCACCGGCATTGGTAATTCGGCCGAAATCTGCTGCGCCTCGCTGAGGATTTCGAGCAGCAAAACGGCCATGCTGCGCTGACTGGCTGGCCGGTATTGCGCA encodes the following:
- a CDS encoding AraC family transcriptional regulator — encoded protein: MPTFIDKTPIHDDAIGWSRGAISYTRGEVDPPHQHPQGQLLFAIKGVMLVETGNKRWVIPPQRALWIPPFQEHTYSVLSTTELRAVWFSPALISQCEPFKRKEEVHVITATALFKELIAGLFSAQYRPASQRSMAVLLLEILSEAQQISAELPMPVDERLHRVACDIIASNLWDVSMERLAEQVAMSERTFSRAFIKDTGFSFRAWRQRARICASLDLLANGYPAKQVAWMLGFSGSAAFAAAFRAVVGATPADFFPEQKRFPAI